A single genomic interval of Selenobaculum gibii harbors:
- the polA gene encoding DNA polymerase I — MKKFVVIDGSSFLYRAFYALPLLSTASGQYTNAVYGFASMLVKLIGELQPDRLVIAFDKGKKTFRNELFNEYKATRKQTPSELSSQIPLLHELIEVFGIALVEKAGFEADDIIGTMATRAANEGHEVIVVTGDKDALQLIGGNIKVMLTKKGISEMEIFDEIAFKEKYGLEPLQLIDLKGLMGDSSDNIPGVPGVGEKTATKLLMEYNSLENVLEHIDDISGKKLKERLTENRELAILSKKLATIVRDMDIEFDLESYKIQPDTKKIRDFCNQYEFRSVLSRLDTLFPGETDDFGFGTVVSELPEPVYLKNKEEVERLIRLVRAERKFVFAPVLDGRIPEMSLKGLAVVTENGDSAYIDSKIEGWMDILALLSDATICKITHDLKPMYHACHPLNITIAGSLFDTMLAAYLLEPTNNNYDLARLMERYLGEYNQPEDFENECIYATWSALCIHDLSTVLHSKLQENDLESLYDEIEIPLVEVLAAMEGAGISVHADNLQDMALEIAEKIKVLLKEIYELAEQEFNVNSTKQLGEILFEKLELPIIKKTKRGYSTDVEVLESLVHHHPIIRKLLEYRTLTKLKSTYLDGLSVLIHEKTGRIYTQFNQMVTATGRLSSSDPNLQNIPVRTDAGKRIRELFVPGVGYDYLLSADYSQIELRVLAHMSGDKNFVEAFTQNQDIHTRTASEVFGVPMEEVTSELRSRAKAVNFGIVYGISDYGLSKDLGVTRKEAGIYIESYFTKCQGVKEFIDQMVKDAHTQGYVTTLFGRKRYLPEINSSNYNQRSFAERTAMNTPIQGTAADIIKKAMIDAFHELKKRNLRSRILLQVHDELVIETVKDEMKIVSEILRNSMQGVAKLNVPLTIDIHMGENWAQAK; from the coding sequence GTGAAAAAATTTGTTGTAATAGATGGAAGTAGTTTTCTTTATCGCGCGTTTTATGCATTACCGTTGTTATCTACGGCAAGTGGGCAATACACAAATGCTGTCTATGGATTTGCTAGTATGCTGGTGAAATTAATTGGAGAGTTACAACCGGATCGATTAGTTATTGCGTTTGATAAAGGGAAAAAGACTTTTCGTAATGAATTGTTTAATGAATATAAAGCTACGCGTAAGCAAACACCGAGTGAATTATCTTCGCAGATTCCTCTATTGCATGAGTTAATTGAGGTTTTTGGTATAGCCTTAGTTGAAAAAGCTGGTTTTGAGGCTGATGATATTATTGGTACAATGGCAACAAGAGCGGCAAATGAAGGGCATGAGGTTATTGTAGTTACTGGCGATAAAGACGCCTTGCAGCTTATTGGTGGAAATATAAAAGTGATGTTGACGAAAAAAGGCATTTCTGAAATGGAGATTTTTGATGAGATTGCATTTAAAGAAAAATATGGATTAGAACCATTACAATTAATTGATTTGAAAGGATTAATGGGAGATAGTTCTGATAATATTCCGGGGGTTCCAGGTGTCGGAGAAAAAACAGCGACAAAACTATTGATGGAATATAACTCTTTAGAAAATGTTTTGGAGCATATTGATGATATTTCTGGCAAAAAATTAAAAGAGCGTTTAACAGAAAATCGTGAATTAGCAATTCTGTCGAAAAAATTAGCGACCATCGTTCGGGATATGGATATCGAATTTGATTTAGAATCATATAAAATTCAGCCTGACACTAAAAAAATAAGAGATTTTTGCAATCAATATGAATTTCGGAGTGTTTTGTCGCGATTAGATACTTTATTTCCTGGAGAAACGGATGACTTTGGGTTTGGTACAGTGGTTAGTGAATTGCCGGAGCCAGTATATTTGAAAAATAAAGAGGAAGTAGAAAGATTAATTCGATTGGTTCGTGCAGAAAGAAAATTCGTTTTTGCACCAGTTTTAGATGGTCGCATTCCGGAAATGAGTTTAAAAGGGCTAGCAGTCGTTACAGAAAATGGTGATAGTGCTTATATTGATAGTAAAATTGAAGGGTGGATGGATATCCTTGCACTGTTGTCGGATGCGACGATTTGTAAAATTACGCATGATTTAAAACCTATGTATCATGCTTGTCATCCTTTAAATATAACAATTGCAGGTAGTTTATTTGATACAATGTTAGCTGCGTACTTATTAGAACCGACAAATAACAATTATGATTTAGCAAGACTAATGGAACGTTATTTGGGAGAATATAATCAACCAGAAGATTTTGAGAATGAATGTATTTATGCAACTTGGTCGGCGTTGTGTATTCATGATTTATCTACAGTTTTGCATAGTAAATTACAAGAGAATGATTTAGAAAGCTTGTACGACGAAATTGAAATTCCCTTGGTAGAAGTTTTAGCCGCCATGGAAGGGGCGGGAATAAGTGTACATGCAGATAATTTACAGGATATGGCGCTAGAAATAGCGGAAAAAATAAAAGTTTTATTGAAAGAGATTTATGAATTAGCAGAGCAGGAGTTTAATGTAAATTCAACAAAACAGCTTGGTGAAATTCTTTTTGAAAAATTAGAATTGCCAATCATAAAGAAAACAAAACGCGGTTATTCTACGGATGTTGAAGTTTTAGAGTCTTTAGTGCATCATCATCCAATTATACGCAAACTTCTAGAATATCGTACATTAACAAAATTAAAATCAACGTATTTGGATGGACTAAGTGTATTAATTCATGAAAAAACAGGTAGAATTTATACTCAGTTTAATCAAATGGTAACTGCTACCGGTCGTTTGAGTAGCTCTGATCCGAATCTGCAAAACATTCCTGTAAGGACGGATGCAGGAAAGAGAATTCGTGAACTTTTTGTGCCAGGCGTCGGTTATGATTACTTATTATCTGCTGACTATTCACAAATTGAACTTAGAGTATTGGCGCATATGTCAGGTGATAAAAATTTTGTTGAAGCGTTTACACAAAATCAAGATATTCATACGCGTACTGCATCAGAAGTATTTGGTGTACCAATGGAAGAAGTGACAAGTGAATTGAGAAGTCGGGCAAAAGCCGTAAATTTTGGAATCGTATATGGGATTAGTGATTATGGTTTATCAAAGGATTTGGGAGTGACGAGGAAAGAAGCCGGTATTTATATCGAAAGTTATTTTACAAAGTGCCAAGGTGTAAAAGAATTTATTGATCAAATGGTGAAAGATGCCCATACACAAGGGTATGTCACAACTTTATTTGGACGAAAAAGGTATTTGCCGGAAATTAATAGTAGTAATTATAATCAACGCTCTTTTGCTGAACGTACAGCAATGAATACCCCAATACAAGGAACAGCCGCGGATATTATAAAAAAAGCGATGATTGATGCTTTTCATGAACTAAAGAAAAGAAATTTACGTAGTCGAATTTTGCTACAGGTACACGATGAGTTAGTCATTGAAACCGTAAAGGATGAAATGAAAATTGTATCTGAAATTTTGCGTAATTCTATGCAAGGTGTAGCAAAGCTTAACGTACCGCTTACCATTGATATTCATATGGGGGAAAATTGGGCGCAAGCAAAGTGA